In one Polaribacter sp. ALD11 genomic region, the following are encoded:
- the menD gene encoding 2-succinyl-5-enolpyruvyl-6-hydroxy-3-cyclohexene-1-carboxylic-acid synthase codes for MYPKKELAQIVISACCQFNIDTVVISPGSRNAPLTVGFSNHPEIETLSVVDERCAAFFALGIAQQTQKPVAIVCTSGSALLNYYPAIAEAFYSNIPLVVISADRPKHLIDIGDGQTIRQENVFENHILFSANLIENEKYKTRNSQLIGEALQIAVSQKGPVHINVPFDEPLYETVEELTPFNFPHISLSSLDNSHIDYNYLSKIWNAAEKKMILVGVNYPNEDLHQLMDLYADDESVLILIETTSNLHQHKAIDSIDQLIFSLDEDQFEDLKPEVLITFGGMIVSKKVKQFLRKYPPKHHWNIDEKKAVNTFFCLSEFIQIKPLDFFSKFNSTIIKRESKYQQKWLQFRDEKRVKHAAYLSTTKHSDFKVFEQIIEGVPNHSQLQISNSSIIRYAQLFSIHKTNNVFCNRGTSGIDGSTSTAIGAALASEKQTVFITGDLSFFYDSNALWNTNIKKNFRIIVINNSGGGIFKIIPGPGTTNAAKYFETPHNLTAEHLCKMYGFDYLIANTTETVTAQLNGFYETSEKPKILEIFTPSEENDLILKEYFKYIQ; via the coding sequence ATGTATCCAAAAAAAGAACTCGCACAAATTGTAATATCAGCCTGTTGTCAATTTAATATTGATACGGTTGTTATTTCTCCTGGTTCACGAAATGCTCCTTTAACAGTTGGTTTTTCGAACCACCCAGAGATTGAAACATTAAGCGTGGTAGATGAGCGTTGTGCTGCTTTTTTTGCATTAGGTATTGCGCAACAAACGCAAAAACCGGTTGCAATTGTGTGCACTTCTGGTTCTGCTTTGTTAAATTATTATCCTGCAATTGCAGAAGCTTTTTATAGTAACATTCCGTTAGTTGTAATTTCTGCAGACAGACCAAAACATTTAATTGATATTGGCGACGGACAAACGATTCGTCAAGAAAACGTGTTTGAAAATCATATTTTATTTTCTGCAAATTTGATTGAAAACGAGAAATACAAAACGCGAAACTCTCAATTAATAGGAGAAGCTTTGCAAATAGCAGTTTCACAAAAAGGACCTGTGCATATAAATGTTCCTTTTGATGAACCTTTGTATGAAACCGTTGAAGAATTAACTCCTTTTAATTTTCCGCATATTTCTTTAAGTTCTTTAGATAATTCTCATATAGATTATAATTATTTGTCTAAAATTTGGAATGCAGCCGAAAAGAAAATGATTCTTGTTGGTGTTAATTATCCTAATGAAGATTTACATCAATTAATGGATTTGTATGCGGATGATGAGTCTGTACTAATCTTAATAGAAACTACATCGAATTTACATCAACATAAAGCAATAGATTCTATAGATCAGTTAATTTTTTCTTTGGATGAGGATCAGTTTGAAGATTTAAAACCAGAAGTATTAATCACTTTTGGAGGCATGATTGTTTCTAAAAAAGTAAAACAATTTTTAAGAAAGTATCCACCAAAACACCATTGGAATATCGATGAAAAGAAAGCCGTAAATACGTTTTTTTGTTTGTCAGAATTTATTCAAATAAAACCGTTAGATTTCTTTTCGAAGTTTAATAGTACAATAATAAAAAGAGAAAGTAAGTATCAGCAAAAGTGGTTGCAGTTTCGTGATGAGAAACGAGTTAAACACGCTGCATATTTATCAACTACTAAACACTCAGACTTTAAAGTTTTTGAACAGATTATAGAAGGTGTTCCTAATCATAGTCAGTTACAAATTAGCAACAGTTCTATTATTAGATACGCGCAATTGTTTAGTATTCATAAAACAAATAATGTATTTTGTAATAGAGGTACAAGTGGAATTGATGGTAGTACAAGTACCGCTATTGGCGCAGCTCTTGCATCAGAAAAGCAGACTGTATTTATAACAGGAGATTTAAGTTTTTTCTACGACAGTAATGCGTTGTGGAACACCAATATTAAAAAGAATTTTAGAATTATAGTAATTAATAATTCTGGTGGTGGAATTTTTAAAATTATTCCAGGACCAGGAACTACAAATGCAGCTAAATATTTTGAGACTCCGCATAACTTAACAGCAGAACATTTATGTAAAATGTACGGCT
- the fsa gene encoding fructose-6-phosphate aldolase → MKFFIDTANLEQIKEAQALGILDGVTTNPSLMAKEGITGEVNIINHYKEICELVEGDVSAEVIATDFDGMVKEGEALAALNPQIVVKLPMIKDGIKACKYFSSKGIKTNVTLVFSAGQALLAAKAGATYVSPFIGRLDDISTDGLNLISEIRLIYDNYGFETQILAASVRHTMHIIDCAKLGSDVMTGPLSAIEGLLRHPLTDSGLAKFLEDYKKGN, encoded by the coding sequence ATGAAATTTTTTATTGACACAGCAAATTTAGAGCAAATTAAAGAAGCGCAAGCTTTAGGTATTTTAGATGGTGTAACTACAAACCCGTCTTTAATGGCTAAAGAAGGAATTACTGGTGAAGTGAACATTATTAACCATTACAAAGAAATTTGTGAGTTGGTAGAAGGTGATGTTTCTGCAGAAGTAATTGCTACAGATTTTGACGGAATGGTAAAAGAAGGTGAAGCTTTGGCTGCTTTAAATCCGCAAATTGTGGTAAAATTACCAATGATAAAAGATGGTATAAAAGCGTGTAAATACTTTTCTTCTAAAGGAATTAAAACAAACGTAACGTTGGTGTTTTCTGCGGGTCAGGCTTTATTGGCAGCAAAAGCAGGTGCAACGTATGTTTCGCCGTTTATTGGTCGTTTAGATGATATTTCTACAGATGGTTTAAACTTAATTTCTGAGATTCGTTTAATTTATGATAATTACGGATTTGAAACGCAGATTTTAGCTGCTTCTGTGCGTCATACAATGCACATTATTGATTGTGCAAAATTAGGGTCTGATGTAATGACGGGGCCTTTAAGCGCAATCGAAGGTTTGTTAAGACACCCTTTAACAGATAGTGGTTTGGCTAAGTTTTTAGAAGATTACAAGAAAGGAAACTAG
- a CDS encoding SDR family oxidoreductase has product MSKVVLITGASSGIGKSIATFLSEKGYKVYGTSRNPKNLETFSFELIALDVLKVDTIATAVDFIVKKEGRLDVLVNNAGMGITGAIEDTPTDEMRAVFNTNLFGAIDVMKAVLPQMRKQKHGIIINVTSIAGYMGLPFRGLYSATKGALETVTEAASMEVKPFGIKVINVAPGDFATNIAAGRYHTPVFENSAYKENYQANLDLMDAHVSGGMDPIEMAKAVYKVINTKNPKIHYKVGGTLDKFSVVLKRILPDTWFEKMLMNHYKL; this is encoded by the coding sequence ATGTCTAAAGTTGTGTTAATTACTGGAGCTTCCTCTGGAATAGGGAAATCTATTGCTACGTTTTTATCTGAAAAAGGATATAAAGTATATGGAACAAGTAGAAATCCTAAAAATCTTGAAACTTTTTCTTTTGAACTAATTGCTTTAGATGTTTTAAAAGTTGATACAATTGCTACTGCTGTAGATTTTATTGTTAAAAAAGAAGGAAGGTTAGATGTATTGGTAAACAATGCAGGAATGGGAATTACAGGGGCAATTGAAGATACGCCAACAGATGAAATGCGTGCTGTTTTTAATACCAATTTATTTGGTGCCATAGATGTAATGAAAGCTGTTTTGCCACAAATGCGTAAGCAAAAACATGGAATCATTATAAATGTAACTTCTATTGCTGGTTATATGGGCTTGCCTTTTAGAGGTTTGTATTCTGCCACAAAAGGAGCTTTAGAAACGGTTACAGAAGCAGCAAGTATGGAGGTAAAACCCTTCGGAATTAAGGTTATAAATGTTGCTCCTGGAGATTTTGCGACCAATATTGCAGCAGGAAGATATCACACACCTGTTTTTGAAAACTCTGCTTATAAAGAGAATTACCAAGCAAATTTAGATTTAATGGATGCGCATGTGAGTGGTGGAATGGATCCTATAGAGATGGCAAAAGCGGTTTATAAAGTTATAAATACGAAGAATCCTAAGATTCATTACAAAGTGGGTGGAACTTTAGATAAGTTTTCTGTTGTTTTAAAACGAATTTTGCCAGATACTTGGTTTGAAAAGATGTTAATGAATCATTATAAATTGTAA
- a CDS encoding DUF4199 domain-containing protein, whose product MENQVNSKGFIVNNGVILGVASVIFALVLYATGNHLKPHWSASVINAIIFIGTIIYGIKQYKAANNGFLSWGQGVKVGVGVAIVGGLILVIYNYLFTNFIEPDFMQQMMDIQNQAFLDQGMSEEQVEAANQMGKAFQGPFLLAALGIISYAIGGFVVAAIAAAIMKKSEEETY is encoded by the coding sequence ATGGAAAATCAAGTAAATAGTAAAGGTTTTATCGTAAACAATGGTGTTATATTAGGTGTAGCAAGTGTGATTTTTGCGCTGGTATTGTACGCAACTGGTAATCATTTAAAACCTCACTGGTCTGCTTCTGTTATTAATGCTATAATTTTTATTGGAACAATTATATACGGAATTAAACAATATAAGGCAGCAAACAATGGTTTTCTTTCTTGGGGACAAGGTGTTAAAGTTGGTGTAGGAGTCGCTATAGTTGGTGGTTTAATTTTGGTAATTTACAATTACCTTTTTACAAATTTTATTGAACCAGACTTTATGCAACAAATGATGGACATTCAAAATCAGGCTTTTTTAGATCAAGGAATGTCTGAAGAACAGGTTGAAGCTGCAAATCAAATGGGTAAAGCTTTTCAAGGACCATTTTTACTAGCTGCTTTAGGCATTATTAGTTATGCTATTGGAGGCTTTGTAGTTGCTGCGATTGCTGCTGCAATTATGAAAAAATCTGAAGAAGAAACATACTAA